One Aspergillus oryzae RIB40 DNA, chromosome 2 genomic window carries:
- the fbp1 gene encoding fructose 1,6-bisphosphate 1-phosphatase (fructose-1,6-bisphosphatase) has translation MSGHENNGAPPVGQEKINTDIVTLTRFLTEEQTKVPEATGDFTLLCHALQFSFKSIAYYIRRASLINLTGLAGSSNTTGDDQKKLDVIGNDIFISAMRGSGKCRILVSEEEEEAIIFDEHPYARYAVVCDPIDGSSNLDAGVSVGTIFGIFKLPDSVLGPENKVSPKDLLLPGTEMVASGFTMYGASAQLVITMRNGGVNGFTLENSLGEFILTHPNMTLPAKRAIYSVNEGNSSYWEEWTNAYFHSLKFPPEGQKPYSARYIGSMVADAYRTLLYGGVFAYPADKKAPKGKLRILYECAPMAMLFENAGGLAVNSRMERLLGVVPEHIHDKSGVFLGSKDEVQKIIDTYNKYKK, from the exons atgtcTGGACACGAGAACAACGGTGCTCCCCCCGTGGgacaggagaagatcaacacCGACATCGTCACCCTCACAAGGTTTCTGACagaagaacaaaccaagGTGCCAGAAGCCACTGGTGACTTCAC ACTCCTCTGCCACGCTCTTCAGTTCTCCTTCAAGTCCATCGCCTACTATATCCGTCGCGCATCCTTAATCAACCTGACAGGACTGGCGGGTTCCTCAAACACCACAGGCGATGaccagaagaagctcgacGTAATCGGCaatgatatcttcatctccgCCATGCGCGGCTCAGGTAAATGCCGTATCCTCGtctcggaagaagaagaagaagccatcatcTTCGACGAGCACCCCTACGCCCGCTACGCAGTCGTCTGCGACCCCATCGACGGATCCTCCAACCTGGACGCTGGCGTCTCGGTAGGAACCatcttcggcatcttcaagctGCCCGACTCCGTCCTGGGTCCCGAGAACAAGGTCTCCCCCAaggatctcctcctccccggTACTGAGATGGTCGCCTCCGGTTTCACCATGTACGGTGCCTCCGCCCAACTCGTCATCACCATGCGCAATGGCGGCGTCAACGGCTTCACCCTGGAGAACTCCCTGGGTGAATTCATCCTCACTCACCCCAACATGACCCTCCCCGCCAAGCGCGCCATCTACTCCGTCAACGAGGGTAACAGCAGCTACTGGGAGGAGTGGACCAACGCTTACTTCCACTCGCTGAAGTTCCCCCCCGAGGGCCAGAAGCCTTACAGTGCTCGCTACATTGGTAGCATGGTGGCTGATGCTTACCGGACACTGCTCTACGGTGGTGTCTTCGCTTACCCGGCCGACAAGAAGGCCCCCAAGGGTAAGCTGCGTATTTTGTACGAATGCGCGCCCATGGCTATGCTGTTTGAAAACGCCGGTGGTCTCGCTGTGAACTCCCGCATGGAGCGCCTTCTGGGCGTTGTCCCGGAGCACATTCACGACAAGAGTGGTGTGTTCCTCGGCTCGAAGGATGAAGTacagaagatcatcgacacATATAACAAGTACAAGAAATAA
- a CDS encoding H(+)-transporting V0 sector ATPase subunit a (vacuolar H+-ATPase V0 sector, subunit a), with protein sequence MAPKDTFFRSSDMSLTQLYIANEIGREVVSALGELGQVQFRDLNPDTNAFQRTFTKEIRRLDNVERQLRYFHSQMDKAGIPMRSSSEFTDTLAAPLASEIDELAERSESLEQRIASLNDSYETLKKREVELTEWRWVLREAGGFFDRAHTHTEEIRQSFDNDEAPLLRDVEQQSHRGQNGEAQGQQSFLEMNIGFVAGVIPRDRIGAFERILWRTLRGNLYMNQSEIPEAIIDPTTNEESHKNVFVIFAHGKNIIAKIRKISESLGASLYGVDENSELRRDQIHEVNTRLSDVGNVLRNTKNTLDAELTQIARSLAAWMIIVRKEKAVYDTLNRFSYDQARKTLIAEAWCPTNSLPLIKSTLQDVNDRAGLSVPTIVNQIRTNKTPPTYVRTNKFTEAFQTIVNAYGIPKYSEANPGLYTIVTFPFLFAVMFGDFGHGALMTLCAAAMIFWERKLQKTKLDELTYMAFYGRYIMLMMGLFSMYTGLIYNDIFSKSFTIFSSQWKWPEIIHPGQAVEASLKGDYRFPFGLDWNWHEAENSLLFTNSLKMKMSILLGWSHMTYALCLQYVNARHFKSKVDIIGNFLPGMIFFQSIFGYLVLTVIYKWSVDWPARGQSPPGLLNMLIFMFLSPGSVEEELYPGQGSVQVILLLLAVAQVPVMLLFKPLYLRWEHNRARAHGYRGLGEQSRVSALEDDGDMDGGLNGGRGSMASEGEGVAMIAQDLGEEEHEEFDFSEIMIHQVIHTIEFCLNCISHTASYLRLWALSLAHQQLSIVLWTMTLGGAFEQENPTLRVIMIVVTFYLWFTLTIAILCVMEGTSAMLHSLRLHWVEAMSKHFMGEGIPFAPFSFKALLEEDPVD encoded by the exons atggctccGAAGGATACCTTCTTCCGTTCGTCGGATATGAGCTTGACCCAGCTCTATATCGCCAATGAAATCGGACGAGAAGTTGTCAGTGCCTTGGGAGAACTCGGTCAGGTTCAATTTAGAGAT CTTAACCCCGACACTAATGCTTTTCAACGTACCTTTACCAAAGAGATCCGCCGCCTGGATAATGTGGAACGGCAGCTGC GTTATTTCCATTCTCAGATGGACAAGGCAGGAATCCCAATGCGGTCTTCATCCGAATTCACCGATACATTAGCTGCACCCTTGGCATCCGAAATTGATGAGCTTGCCGAACGGAGCGAGAGCTTGGAACAGAGGATTGCCTCACTCAACGATAGTTACGAGACACTCAAGAAGCGGGAGGTGGAGCTCACGGAATGGCGTTGGGTTCTGAGGGAAGCCGGTGGATTCTTCGATCGCGCCCACACTCATACGGAAGAGATACGGCAATCGTTTGATAACGATGAAGCTCCTCTCCTTCGTGATGTCGAACAGCAGTCCCACCGCGGTCAGAACGGCGAAGCCCAGGGTCAACAATCCTTCCTCGAGATGAACATTGGGTTTGTCGCGGGTGTCATTCCACGTGACCGTATCGGTGCCTTTGAACGTATTCTATGGAGAACCCTGCGTGGTAACTTGTACATGAATCAGTCGGAGATTCCCGAGGCTATCATTGACCCTACGACCAACGAGGAGTCTCACAAGAACGTGTTTGTCATTTTCGCCCACGGAAAGAACATCATTGCGAAAATCAGGAAAATATCCGAATCCCTTGGTGCTTCACTGTACGGCGTTGACGAGAACAGTGAGCTGAGACGTGATCAGATCCATGAGGTGAACACACGCTTGAGTGATGTGGGTAACGTCTTGCGCAACACCAAGAATACACTCGATGCGGAACTTACACAGATTGCCCGCTCGCTTGCGGCCTGGATGATCATCgtcaggaaagaaaaggctgtCTATGATACACTCAACAGATTCTCCTACGATCAAGCGAGAAAAACGCTAATTGCGGAGGCCTGGTGTCCAACAAACTCGCTGCCATTGATCAAGTCAACGTTGCAAGATGTGAACGATCGTGCTGGCTTAAGTGTGCCTACTATTGTCAATCAGATCCGAACTAACAAGACACCCCCTACCTATGTGCGGACGAACAAGTTCACAGAGGCCTTTCAAACCATTGTCAATGCGTATGGTATCCCGAAGTACTCGGAAGCCAACCCTGGATTGTACACGATCGtcaccttcccattcctgTTTGCCGTCATGTTTGGTGACTTTGGTCACGGTGCTCTCATGACTTTGTGTGCTGCTGCGATGATTTTCTGGGAGAGGAAGCTCCAGAAGACCAAGTTAGATGAACTGACCTACATGGCATTCTATGGCCGTTATATCATGCTAATGATGGGTCTTTTCTCTATGTACACTGGTCTTATATACAAtgatatcttctccaagtcgttcacaatcttctccagtcAATGGAAGTGGCCTGAGATCATTCATCCAGGACAAGCAGTCGAGGCTTCCCTGAAGGGCGACTATCGGTTTCCCTTTGGACTTGACTGGAATTGGCATGAGGCTGAAAACTCTTTGCTGTTTACGAACAGTTTGAAGATGAAAATGAGTATTTTGCTGGGCTGGTCTCAC ATGACATATGCTCTTTGCTTGCAGTATGTCAACGCGCGCCATTTCAAGTCTAAGGTTGATATTATCGGCAACTTCCTCCCGGgaatgatcttcttccagtctATTTTTGGGTACCTTGTCCTTACTGTCATCTATAAGTGGTCAGTGGACTGGCCAGCCAGGGGCCAGTCACCCCCAGGTTTATTGAACATGCTCATCTTCATGTTCCTCTCCCCTGGTAGTGTTGAGGAGGAACTGTACCCCGGTCAAGGCTCTGTTCAGGTCATCCTATTGCTTCTTGCCGTCGCGCAAGTACCCGTCATGCTCCTCTTCAAGCCGTTGTACCTTCGCTGGGAGCATAACCGTGCTCGTGCTCATGGATACAGAGGTCTTGGAGAACAGTCAAGAGTTAGCGCGCTCGAGGACGATGGCGATATGGATGGCGGACTCAATGGGGGCCGCGGCAGCATGGCCAGCGAGGGTGAGGGGGTGGCTATGATTGCCCAGGAccttggagaggaggagcACGAAGAATTCGACTTCTCTGAAATCATGATCCATCAGGTCATTCATACCATTGAATTCTGTCTGAATTGTATTTCCCACACTGCATCCTACCTGCGTCTGTGGGCTCTTTCTCTGGCCCATCAGCAGCTTTCGATCGTTTTGTGGACTATGACTCTTGGAGGTGCTTTCGAGCAGGAAAACCCCACCCTTCGTGTAATTATGATTGTCGTCACCTTCTACTTGTGGTTCACTCTGACAATCGCCATTCTCTGTGTCATGGAGGGAACTAGCGCTATGCTCCATTCGCTTCGTCTGCACTGGGTCGAGGCTATGAGCAAGCATTTCATGGGCGAGGGTATACCATTTGCTCCCTTCAGCTTCAAGGCGCTCCTCGAAGAGGATCCCGTTGACTGA